A window of Ignavibacterium sp. contains these coding sequences:
- a CDS encoding restriction endonuclease subunit S translates to MPMSLSYDGETIIIGRVGAYCGATYYENRPIWVSDNALAAKPRDKNITKFLYYFLKNLDLKPISRRLKPPTCYSNFTEFN, encoded by the coding sequence ATGCCAATGAGTTTAAGCTATGATGGAGAAACAATAATCATTGGAAGAGTCGGCGCTTACTGTGGAGCAACTTACTACGAAAATAGACCAATATGGGTTTCGGATAATGCATTAGCAGCCAAACCTAGGGATAAGAATATCACAAAGTTTTTATATTATTTTTTGAAAAACCTTGATTTGAAACCAATTAGCAGAAGGCTCAAGCCACCCACTTGTTACTCAAACTTTACTGAATTCAATTGA
- a CDS encoding ORF6N domain-containing protein yields the protein MAKSNKDIVVYNSSDIQKKIFTIRDVQVMLDSDLAKFYGVETRRLNEQVKRNIERFPLEFMFRLTDKEYKNLMSQIAISSEKHGGRRKLPYVFTEQGVAMLSAVLKSETATVSEVLEETVTPNFASSASANSKVKNIKKVVNNE from the coding sequence ATGGCAAAATCAAATAAAGATATTGTTGTTTATAATTCCTCCGATATTCAGAAAAAGATTTTTACTATCCGTGATGTTCAGGTGATGCTTGATAGTGACTTAGCTAAATTTTATGGAGTCGAAACCAGAAGATTAAATGAGCAGGTTAAGAGGAATATTGAAAGATTTCCTTTGGAATTTATGTTTCGTTTAACTGATAAAGAGTATAAAAACTTGATGTCGCAAATTGCGATATCAAGTGAGAAACACGGTGGAAGAAGAAAACTACCTTATGTTTTCACCGAACAAGGAGTGGCAATGCTCTCCGCTGTGCTTAAAAGTGAAACAGCAACGGTCTCTGAGGTTCTCGAAGAGACCGTTACCCCAAATTTCGCTTCGAGTGCCTCAGCCAACAGCAAAGTGAAAAATATTAAAAAGGTTGTGAATAATGAATAA
- a CDS encoding class I SAM-dependent DNA methyltransferase, with the protein MAKKSKNSENDPIEKQLWKAADKLRKNIDAAEYKHIVLGLIFLKYISDSFERHYELLKKGEGEYEGADPEDRDEYKAENIFFVPPSARWSYLQKRAKLPEIGKDIDSAMDAIERDNPSLKDVLPKVYARGNIDPTNLGGLIDLISNISMTQQNGDFLGRVFEYFLGQFALAEGKKGGQFYTPRSVVELLVEMLEPYKGRVYDPCCGSGGMFVHSEKFVKSHQGNVNDISIYGQESNLTTWRLCKMNLAIRGIDSSQVKWNNEGSFLNNAHKDLKADFVIANPPFNDSDWSGELLRKDARWQYGIPPVNNANYAWIQHFIYHLAPNGQAGFVLAKGALTSKTSGEGEIRKALVEARLIDCIVNLPSKLFLNTQIPASLWFLNRNKENGASTGSATIFRNRRDEILFIDARNMGHLINRRTREFSEEDIQKIASTFHNWRNPDGKYEDIKGFCKSATIEEVAALDYVLTPGRYVGLPDEDDDFDFNERFTKLKAEFEEQLKEEERLNKLIKENLEKIILNS; encoded by the coding sequence ATGGCAAAAAAATCGAAAAACTCCGAAAATGATCCCATCGAAAAACAACTCTGGAAAGCTGCGGATAAACTTCGCAAAAACATCGACGCTGCGGAATATAAACATATTGTTCTCGGTTTAATCTTTCTGAAATACATTTCGGATTCATTTGAAAGACATTATGAATTACTGAAGAAAGGCGAGGGTGAATACGAAGGCGCCGACCCTGAAGACAGAGACGAATACAAAGCGGAAAATATCTTCTTCGTTCCGCCGTCCGCAAGATGGTCTTATTTACAAAAACGGGCAAAGCTGCCTGAAATAGGAAAAGACATCGATTCCGCAATGGACGCCATTGAAAGAGACAACCCTTCGCTCAAAGACGTCCTTCCAAAAGTTTATGCGCGCGGCAACATAGACCCGACAAATCTCGGCGGCTTAATTGATTTGATAAGCAACATTTCAATGACTCAACAGAACGGCGATTTTCTTGGAAGGGTTTTCGAATATTTCCTCGGACAATTTGCTCTAGCCGAAGGTAAAAAAGGCGGACAGTTCTATACACCACGAAGCGTGGTTGAATTATTAGTTGAAATGCTTGAACCATACAAAGGAAGAGTTTACGACCCTTGCTGCGGTTCCGGAGGTATGTTTGTTCATTCCGAAAAATTTGTTAAGAGTCATCAGGGAAATGTAAATGATATTTCAATTTACGGACAGGAAAGCAACTTAACTACCTGGCGTTTGTGCAAAATGAATCTTGCAATTCGTGGAATAGACAGTTCTCAAGTTAAATGGAATAATGAAGGTTCATTTCTCAATAATGCTCACAAAGATTTAAAAGCTGATTTCGTAATTGCAAATCCACCGTTTAACGATAGCGACTGGAGCGGCGAACTTTTGAGAAAAGATGCAAGATGGCAATATGGAATTCCACCTGTTAACAATGCCAACTATGCGTGGATACAACATTTTATCTATCACCTTGCACCTAACGGACAAGCAGGATTCGTGCTTGCAAAAGGCGCACTTACATCCAAAACATCAGGTGAAGGTGAAATAAGAAAAGCTCTCGTCGAAGCCAGATTAATTGATTGCATTGTAAACCTTCCTTCTAAACTTTTTCTTAACACACAAATTCCGGCAAGTTTATGGTTCTTAAACAGAAATAAAGAAAATGGCGCTTCGACAGGCTCAGCAACCATTTTCAGGAATCGTAGGGATGAAATACTTTTTATTGATGCCAGAAATATGGGGCATTTAATAAATAGGAGAACAAGAGAATTTTCCGAAGAAGATATCCAAAAAATTGCAAGCACATTTCATAATTGGAGAAATCCCGACGGAAAATACGAAGATATAAAAGGCTTCTGTAAATCAGCCACAATCGAAGAAGTTGCGGCTTTGGATTATGTTCTCACTCCCGGACGTTATGTTGGTTTACCTGATGAAGATGATGATTTTGATTTTAATGAACGCTTTACAAAACTTAAAGCCGAGTTTGAAGAACAGCTTAAAGAAGAAGAAAGATTGAATAAACTAATAAAAGAAAATTTGGAAAAGATTATATTGAACTCTTGA
- a CDS encoding T9SS type A sorting domain-containing protein, with translation MKKIYLLLIIFLCTISIFPQAGSVELRTGGGTLVSTHASIAEAYNAIPTPLSDSYLIEILPAYDQSSETIPITLGAKDGASATNTITIRPASGNSGEIISATSTAGVLILNDADYVIIDGRPGGVGNSPDFKIQNLATTGTNSNSIWLQNGASNNVIKYVHVLNNTQNTAGPRAIVIGTSTTTGNDSNLITNCKIEGGRSGVGIAGSTTVPNNNNRVSQCEIFNWGYAGIWVVSGGMNFTADSNKIYQTVGVSSTIVSGIIMTTMAGATYDLRKNWIYDLQTTSTSSSSIRGIYSAGPAAGTIFNVENNMISNTLDNLNAQTIAGIDFRGSNAYTANIFYNTVLVGGNHSGGTAGATTSAGIRISASAITLNMKNNIAINQRTGGNVNHIGFALVDTNGTYDIDYNCYYADGTNSFQTFVGTTGYNDLTAYKTVLAPNEQNSIFKNVSFVSVTDLHLVPPSDGDSDLAGLPLAGIPDDFDGDPRNNQFPYKGADEASTIPVELSSFTASASGNSVTLIWSTATETNNSGFAIERKSDKNEWTTIGFTRGKGTSTEINNYSFTDKGLIPGTYYYRLIQIDFDGTYKYYLLNESIEVGVPDEFTLSQNYPNPFNPSTTIEFSLPKDAKVKLVIYNSIGEEVATLVNNQLSAGYYKYNWNASDLTSGIYYYKLISDDGFLVKKMMLLK, from the coding sequence ATGAAAAAAATCTATTTACTTCTCATTATTTTTTTATGCACCATCTCGATCTTTCCTCAAGCTGGCTCTGTTGAATTGAGAACTGGTGGAGGAACACTTGTAAGTACTCATGCATCAATTGCAGAAGCATACAATGCTATTCCAACTCCATTAAGCGATTCTTATTTAATTGAAATTCTTCCGGCTTATGATCAAAGCTCTGAAACCATTCCTATTACTCTTGGAGCCAAGGATGGCGCAAGTGCAACAAACACGATCACAATCCGGCCGGCTTCAGGAAATTCCGGTGAAATAATTTCAGCAACATCAACAGCTGGAGTTCTGATATTGAATGATGCAGATTATGTTATTATTGATGGAAGACCAGGAGGAGTTGGCAATTCTCCCGATTTCAAAATTCAAAATCTGGCAACTACAGGTACAAATTCGAATTCAATATGGTTACAAAACGGTGCTTCTAATAATGTTATCAAGTATGTGCATGTTCTGAATAACACTCAAAACACAGCCGGACCAAGAGCTATTGTTATTGGGACTTCGACTACAACGGGTAACGATAGCAACTTAATAACTAATTGTAAGATAGAAGGTGGAAGAAGCGGAGTGGGAATCGCTGGCTCTACAACTGTTCCAAACAATAACAACAGAGTTTCTCAATGCGAAATATTCAACTGGGGTTATGCGGGAATATGGGTAGTTTCCGGTGGAATGAACTTTACAGCAGACTCAAATAAAATTTATCAGACTGTTGGTGTAAGTAGTACAATTGTTTCCGGAATTATTATGACAACCATGGCTGGGGCTACATATGATTTAAGAAAGAACTGGATATATGATTTGCAAACTACTTCCACTTCATCATCAAGCATAAGAGGAATTTATTCGGCCGGGCCTGCTGCAGGAACGATTTTTAACGTTGAAAATAATATGATTTCAAATACACTCGATAATCTGAATGCTCAAACAATCGCCGGAATTGATTTTCGTGGAAGCAATGCTTACACAGCAAACATTTTTTATAACACAGTTCTGGTTGGTGGAAATCATTCAGGAGGCACTGCCGGAGCCACTACTTCTGCCGGAATAAGAATAAGTGCATCTGCTATAACCTTAAATATGAAAAATAATATTGCAATCAATCAGAGGACCGGTGGAAATGTTAATCATATTGGGTTTGCTCTCGTTGATACAAATGGTACTTACGATATTGACTATAACTGTTATTATGCTGATGGAACCAATAGTTTCCAGACATTCGTTGGTACTACGGGATATAATGATTTAACTGCTTACAAAACTGTTTTAGCACCTAATGAGCAAAACAGTATATTTAAAAATGTATCTTTCGTCTCTGTAACTGATTTACATCTGGTTCCTCCCTCCGATGGTGATTCTGATTTGGCTGGTTTACCGTTAGCAGGCATTCCCGATGACTTTGATGGTGATCCACGTAATAATCAATTTCCATACAAAGGCGCTGACGAAGCATCAACAATTCCGGTAGAATTAAGTTCTTTTACAGCTTCTGCTTCGGGAAATTCTGTAACTTTGATATGGTCCACTGCAACCGAGACAAACAATTCAGGATTTGCTATTGAAAGAAAATCGGATAAAAATGAATGGACAACAATAGGATTTACAAGAGGTAAAGGTACTTCAACCGAAATAAATAACTACTCTTTCACCGACAAAGGACTTATTCCAGGAACTTATTATTACCGATTAATACAAATTGATTTTGACGGAACTTACAAATACTATTTACTAAACGAATCAATCGAAGTCGGAGTTCCGGATGAATTTACTTTATCACAAAATTATCCGAATCCATTTAATCCGAGCACAACAATTGAATTTTCTTTACCAAAGGATGCAAAAGTAAAACTGGTTATTTACAACAGCATTGGTGAAGAAGTTGCAACATTGGTAAACAATCAGTTAAGCGCCGGATATTATAAGTACAATTGGAATGCATCTGATTTAACAAGTGGAATCTACTATTATAAATTAATTTCTGATGATGGATTTTTAGTTAAGAAGATGATGCTATTGAAATAA
- a CDS encoding FAD-binding oxidoreductase, translating to MIIKTKQDELQNYLTDASNYKGSCEAVYIPQNKEELRKILKEANEQKTKVTIAGAGTGLTGARVPEEGIVVSTEKLNHIIEINTEENYVIVEPGVYLSHLLDELKKVNRFYPPDPTEKNCFIGGTVATNASGAKTFKYGATRNFILELEIILSDGDEIYLKRGEVLAKGNKLNLTTKSGKEISLDLPEINLPVTKNASGYFIRPKMDAIDLFIGSEGTLGVFTKIKLKILPYPERIISMVAFFKDEIDAINFVDRARDISFQTRAKNLSDEIDALALEFFDSNSLKFLSFDFPNIPLKSNAAVWFEQEATLSTEDKLIEKWFSLISEYNIDEEKIWFATNESERKQIEEFRHAISWKVNEYITRNNFRKLGTDVAVPDNEMKNFYHFLINLMSTSNIDFVLYGHLGNSHFHLNILPKNENEFLSGKELYRKICLKAIELKGTVSAEHGIGKIKTEYLLDMFGKAIVERMKAIKKELDPNYILGVGNIFR from the coding sequence ATGATAATTAAAACCAAACAAGACGAATTACAGAACTATCTGACTGATGCTTCAAATTATAAAGGAAGTTGTGAAGCAGTTTATATCCCTCAGAACAAAGAAGAGCTGAGAAAAATTCTCAAAGAAGCAAATGAACAGAAAACAAAAGTAACTATCGCCGGTGCAGGCACAGGTTTAACCGGCGCAAGGGTTCCGGAAGAAGGAATTGTTGTTTCAACAGAGAAACTAAATCATATTATTGAAATCAACACCGAAGAAAATTATGTAATCGTTGAACCTGGAGTTTACCTTTCTCACTTACTCGATGAGTTAAAAAAAGTTAACCGCTTTTATCCTCCCGACCCGACAGAAAAAAATTGTTTTATTGGTGGAACTGTTGCAACGAATGCTTCTGGCGCAAAAACATTTAAATATGGTGCAACGAGAAATTTTATTCTGGAGCTTGAAATAATTTTATCAGATGGCGATGAGATTTATCTCAAACGGGGAGAAGTTTTAGCAAAAGGAAATAAATTAAATCTCACAACAAAATCAGGAAAAGAAATTTCACTCGACCTTCCTGAAATAAATCTTCCTGTAACGAAAAATGCTTCCGGTTATTTTATCAGACCAAAAATGGATGCAATTGATTTATTCATCGGTTCGGAAGGAACACTTGGAGTATTTACAAAAATTAAATTAAAAATTCTTCCTTATCCTGAAAGAATAATTTCAATGGTTGCTTTCTTTAAAGATGAAATTGATGCAATAAACTTTGTTGACAGAGCGAGAGATATTTCTTTTCAAACCAGAGCAAAAAATCTTTCTGATGAAATTGATGCTCTGGCATTGGAATTTTTTGATAGCAATTCATTAAAATTTTTATCTTTTGATTTCCCGAACATTCCGCTGAAATCAAATGCAGCTGTTTGGTTTGAACAGGAAGCAACTCTTTCCACTGAAGATAAACTAATTGAGAAATGGTTTTCATTAATCTCAGAATATAATATTGATGAAGAAAAAATATGGTTTGCTACCAATGAATCAGAGAGAAAACAAATAGAAGAATTTCGTCACGCAATTTCCTGGAAAGTGAACGAATACATTACAAGAAACAATTTCAGAAAGCTCGGAACTGATGTTGCCGTGCCTGATAATGAAATGAAAAACTTTTATCATTTCCTGATTAATTTAATGTCAACATCAAATATAGATTTTGTTTTGTATGGTCATCTTGGTAATTCACATTTTCATTTAAACATCCTGCCAAAAAATGAAAATGAATTTCTAAGTGGTAAAGAACTTTACCGAAAGATTTGTCTTAAAGCAATTGAGCTCAAAGGCACAGTATCTGCCGAGCATGGAATTGGTAAAATTAAAACTGAATATTTGCTTGATATGTTCGGAAAAGCGATAGTTGAACGGATGAAAGCGATAAAGAAAGAACTTGATCCGAATTACATACTCGGTGTCGGGAATATTTTCAGATAA
- a CDS encoding glycosyltransferase family A protein, with the protein MNSFDKLPDFVERYLKKFFFHAWIISNDYKKLFENVIVIPSLAELEQLPNCLKSLEQNDVTLLNKTLVLVVINNSVSSDDEIKSNNKRTIQLLKSYKGNLNLSFIDAASKGKELPDKFAGVGLARKIGCDLALKKFDYSSDSKKIIFFLDADCTVSSDYLLKVTSEFHKKDLHSAVIEYEHLYSEDSPEAEAIICYEIFLRYHRLGLKFAKSYYDYHTIGSTIICDVQSYIKAGGMNKRKAGEDYYFLEKLAKLEKISTVSEPLVFPSSRKSWRVPFGTGQRITRHLSKKQDEYVGYNPESFKILKNWLNYFSSDNVSDTKSILNKAKEINSGLYYFLISQNFERDWERILKNNQSAEEIQKQKIYWFDAFRTLKLIHYLRDNGFPNINLFDAVDLLLQWLKIKSNLHRDSEIPDIKIQKQYLLFLRKILRERFSDDN; encoded by the coding sequence ATGAATTCGTTTGATAAACTTCCGGACTTTGTTGAAAGATATCTGAAAAAATTTTTTTTTCATGCCTGGATAATTTCTAATGATTACAAAAAACTTTTTGAAAATGTCATTGTCATTCCTTCGCTTGCAGAACTTGAACAACTTCCTAATTGTCTGAAATCATTAGAACAGAACGATGTAACTTTGCTCAATAAAACATTAGTACTCGTTGTTATTAACAACTCCGTAAGTTCTGATGATGAAATTAAATCAAATAATAAAAGAACAATTCAATTACTAAAAAGCTATAAAGGTAATCTTAATCTCTCATTCATTGATGCAGCTTCAAAAGGGAAAGAATTGCCTGATAAATTTGCAGGAGTTGGTTTAGCAAGAAAAATTGGTTGTGATTTAGCATTAAAAAAATTTGATTATAGTTCTGACAGTAAAAAAATCATTTTCTTTCTTGATGCCGATTGCACCGTTAGCTCTGATTATCTTTTGAAAGTTACATCAGAATTCCACAAAAAAGATTTGCACTCTGCTGTGATTGAATATGAACATCTTTATTCGGAAGATTCCCCTGAAGCTGAAGCAATTATTTGCTATGAAATTTTTCTGCGATATCATCGTTTGGGGTTGAAGTTTGCAAAATCATATTATGATTATCACACAATTGGTTCAACAATCATTTGTGATGTGCAATCATACATAAAAGCCGGCGGAATGAATAAAAGAAAAGCCGGTGAAGATTATTACTTTTTAGAGAAGCTTGCAAAACTTGAAAAGATTTCTACTGTTTCAGAACCACTTGTATTTCCTTCATCAAGAAAATCCTGGCGTGTTCCTTTTGGAACAGGACAAAGAATTACAAGACATTTAAGTAAAAAGCAAGATGAGTATGTTGGGTATAATCCTGAATCATTTAAAATATTAAAGAATTGGTTAAACTATTTTTCATCTGATAATGTTAGTGATACAAAAAGCATTCTTAATAAAGCAAAAGAAATTAATTCCGGACTTTACTACTTTTTAATAAGTCAGAATTTTGAAAGAGATTGGGAAAGAATATTAAAGAATAATCAATCGGCAGAAGAGATTCAGAAACAAAAAATTTACTGGTTCGATGCATTCAGAACACTTAAACTGATTCACTATCTCAGAGACAATGGATTTCCAAATATCAATTTGTTTGATGCGGTTGATCTTCTTCTTCAATGGTTGAAAATAAAATCCAATCTTCATCGTGATTCAGAAATACCGGACATAAAGATTCAAAAACAATATTTATTATTTTTAAGAAAGATTTTGAGAGAAAGATTTTCTGATGATAATTAA
- the miaA gene encoding tRNA (adenosine(37)-N6)-dimethylallyltransferase MiaA: MNYNLITILGPTAVGKTKLAAQLAHHFNGEIISADSRQVYRNLDIGTGKDLNDYVVEGKLINYHLIDITELPEEFNLFDFYKNFFNYYHQIKANHKTPFLVGGTGLYLSSIIQNYDLKEVENEKEFRSSLQQKSYDELKKILLELNPTPHNITDFESKERIIQAIIVAKAQKPVENKVEIHSLNIGINPGRDVVKKRIKERLEKRLKEGMIQEVEALLNKNIEPKRLIRLGLEYKFITEYLIGKISFEQMKNDLYKAICTFAKRQMTWFRKMEREGVQIFWLNEADFNKAKEIIQSNYEFV, translated from the coding sequence ATGAATTACAATTTAATCACAATACTCGGACCGACTGCTGTTGGCAAAACAAAACTTGCCGCTCAGCTTGCACATCATTTTAACGGCGAAATTATTTCTGCTGATTCACGCCAGGTTTACAGAAATCTCGACATTGGAACAGGAAAAGATTTAAATGATTATGTGGTTGAAGGAAAATTAATTAATTATCATTTGATTGATATTACAGAACTTCCCGAAGAATTTAATTTATTCGATTTCTACAAAAATTTTTTCAATTACTATCATCAGATAAAAGCAAATCATAAAACACCGTTTCTAGTTGGCGGAACAGGACTTTATCTCAGTTCAATAATTCAAAATTATGATTTGAAAGAAGTTGAAAATGAAAAGGAGTTTAGGAGTTCTCTTCAACAAAAATCTTATGATGAATTAAAAAAGATTTTACTCGAATTAAATCCGACTCCGCATAATATAACTGACTTTGAATCGAAAGAAAGAATTATTCAGGCAATTATTGTAGCAAAGGCACAAAAGCCGGTTGAGAATAAAGTAGAGATTCATTCTTTGAATATTGGAATAAATCCCGGTAGAGATGTAGTGAAGAAAAGAATAAAAGAGCGACTTGAAAAAAGATTGAAAGAAGGAATGATTCAGGAAGTAGAAGCACTGTTGAATAAAAATATTGAACCGAAAAGATTAATTCGCCTTGGCTTGGAATATAAATTCATAACTGAATATTTAATCGGTAAGATTTCATTTGAGCAGATGAAAAACGATCTGTACAAAGCAATCTGCACATTTGCAAAACGACAAATGACCTGGTTCAGAAAAATGGAAAGAGAAGGTGTACAGATATTCTGGCTTAATGAAGCTGATTTCAATAAAGCAAAAGAAATTATACAAAGTAATTATGAATTCGTTTGA
- a CDS encoding cyclic nucleotide-binding domain-containing protein produces the protein MIATKNNDSIFLNILFNGIKNNSLPVNLNGKLYEDFKEGEIIYESGEESNFVYLVVSGKIKIKENGVKKLQFRRENEFFGEKEIIKKSNRTSSAMAETDSTVYKISKQDFENLLKNIPTIKQNIIDFTNLTEEDFISESPDEEQPIQNEETKDELVDVENNTQPVAEENNNNGKEKIELPDYLKELDEFEEIYHNDEIKVEEKKSEPETEFQEIDPEEDFELYNQNEDETFLDADFVYENNPDVEFKEEINDVAQEQEEQKEEEEQAKIVPVEEELEPILEEKISLKNFNLILNQISANQNLDLTVQSILKNFLLLTGSDRGLIFLYDEKKSELIPEYNIGGKTEIPSVKLPDGITGKAASSKKLIFVPNPESDARYIGSFDNPFEFPASNVIYLPLLDNQLDLQGFATLSFNEETLSENFIRQLKIYSILAGESILLSKQLSLIESKKHLSVIGDVSKFLLGDIKSPMLTIKHYTSIISRFDIPDEIKRVITLLTMQANSVLDLLQSTSDFAEKKSNIRKTSVQLNDLLNNILDLLSEFVESKNIKLYKKFAQNCTVNIDPRKFHVAIYELIKYASSELPSGGKIFFSTEYLGKEVQIRIYNEGKFQQPERFPLVSRGDLSLDIADFFLKAMNANFNVAEKSNGGVIFIISIPVTSN, from the coding sequence ATGATTGCCACAAAAAATAACGATTCAATTTTTCTGAATATTCTTTTTAACGGAATAAAAAATAATTCCCTTCCAGTAAATCTTAACGGAAAATTGTATGAGGATTTTAAGGAAGGCGAAATCATTTATGAAAGTGGTGAAGAAAGTAATTTTGTTTATCTGGTTGTTTCAGGAAAAATTAAGATTAAAGAAAATGGTGTTAAGAAATTACAATTCAGAAGGGAGAATGAATTCTTTGGTGAAAAAGAAATTATAAAAAAATCCAACCGAACATCTTCAGCAATGGCTGAAACTGATTCAACTGTTTATAAAATCAGTAAACAGGATTTTGAAAATCTTTTGAAGAATATTCCAACCATAAAACAAAACATAATTGATTTTACTAATCTCACTGAAGAAGATTTCATTTCAGAAAGTCCGGATGAAGAACAACCCATTCAAAACGAAGAAACAAAAGATGAATTGGTTGATGTTGAAAATAATACTCAACCTGTTGCTGAAGAAAATAACAATAATGGAAAAGAGAAGATTGAACTTCCGGATTATCTTAAAGAGCTTGATGAGTTCGAAGAAATTTATCATAATGATGAAATAAAAGTCGAAGAAAAAAAATCAGAACCGGAAACTGAATTTCAGGAAATAGATCCGGAAGAAGATTTTGAATTATATAATCAAAATGAAGATGAAACCTTTCTTGATGCAGATTTCGTTTATGAAAACAATCCTGATGTTGAATTTAAAGAGGAAATAAACGATGTAGCTCAAGAACAAGAAGAACAAAAGGAGGAAGAAGAGCAAGCAAAAATAGTTCCTGTTGAAGAAGAACTTGAACCAATTCTTGAAGAAAAAATCAGTCTGAAAAATTTTAATCTTATTCTCAACCAGATTAGTGCAAATCAAAATCTTGATTTAACAGTTCAATCCATATTGAAAAATTTTCTTTTGCTTACCGGTTCAGATCGAGGATTAATTTTTCTTTATGATGAAAAGAAATCAGAATTAATTCCTGAGTATAACATCGGTGGCAAAACCGAAATTCCTTCTGTTAAGTTACCGGATGGAATTACGGGAAAAGCAGCATCTTCTAAAAAATTAATATTCGTCCCAAATCCTGAAAGCGATGCAAGATATATAGGTAGTTTCGATAATCCATTTGAATTCCCGGCTTCAAATGTTATTTATCTTCCACTGCTGGACAATCAACTCGACCTGCAAGGATTTGCAACTTTATCATTTAATGAAGAAACTCTTTCAGAAAATTTCATAAGGCAGTTAAAGATTTACAGCATCCTTGCTGGCGAAAGTATTCTGCTTTCAAAACAACTATCGCTTATCGAATCCAAGAAACATTTAAGTGTGATTGGAGATGTATCTAAATTTTTGCTTGGCGATATTAAATCCCCGATGCTTACAATAAAACATTACACAAGCATTATTTCACGATTTGATATTCCCGACGAAATAAAAAGAGTGATAACATTACTTACAATGCAGGCAAATTCTGTTCTCGATCTTCTTCAATCTACTTCTGACTTTGCTGAAAAAAAATCTAACATTAGAAAAACTTCTGTACAGTTAAATGATTTATTAAACAACATTCTTGATTTACTATCTGAATTTGTTGAATCAAAAAACATAAAGCTTTATAAAAAGTTTGCTCAGAACTGTACTGTTAATATTGATCCAAGAAAATTTCATGTTGCAATTTATGAACTGATTAAATATGCAAGTTCAGAACTACCTTCAGGTGGAAAAATATTTTTCAGTACAGAATATCTTGGCAAAGAAGTTCAGATAAGAATTTACAACGAAGGCAAATTTCAACAACCGGAAAGATTCCCGCTTGTTTCAAGAGGTGATTTAAGTTTAGACATAGCTGACTTTTTCCTGAAAGCAATGAATGCAAACTTTAATGTTGCTGAAAAAAGTAATGGCGGAGTTATCTTCATTATTAGTATTCCGGTTACTTCAAATTAA
- a CDS encoding sigma-70 family RNA polymerase sigma factor — MEEKELVELAKNGDRKALAKLVKDHEQTVYNFAFKICRDREKAENIMQETFLSMVKHLNQFDGNSKLSTWLYRIVSNHCLMQARKEKNRYFVSINEDNEDDLYEDRYVADWSRIPNLNVENDELRRILDESIDKLAPDYRVVFLLRDVEGLSTEETAKATDLSVPAVKSRLHRARAFLRKELNEAFSR, encoded by the coding sequence ATGGAAGAAAAAGAATTAGTAGAACTTGCTAAAAATGGTGACAGAAAAGCGCTTGCAAAACTTGTAAAAGATCACGAACAAACAGTTTATAATTTTGCTTTTAAGATTTGTCGCGACCGTGAAAAAGCTGAAAATATAATGCAGGAAACTTTTCTGAGTATGGTAAAACACTTAAATCAGTTTGATGGAAACTCAAAACTTTCAACCTGGTTATACAGAATAGTTTCCAACCACTGTTTGATGCAAGCGAGAAAAGAAAAAAACAGATACTTTGTTTCGATAAATGAAGATAATGAAGATGATCTTTATGAAGATAGATATGTTGCTGACTGGAGCAGAATTCCGAATCTTAATGTTGAAAACGATGAACTAAGAAGAATACTTGATGAATCAATAGATAAACTTGCACCGGATTACAGAGTTGTTTTCTTACTTCGTGATGTTGAAGGTTTATCTACTGAAGAAACCGCAAAGGCAACAGATTTATCTGTTCCTGCAGTTAAATCAAGATTACACAGAGCAAGAGCATTTTTAAGAAAAGAATTAAATGAGGCATTCAGCCGATGA